The nucleotide window AGCAGCCTGCCGGGCAGCGACTGCACCCACGGCGCCAGGCCCCGGAACATGTCCTGCGACAGCCGGGTGCGGAACAAAATCTCGCCCATCCAGATGAACAGCGGCAGGGCGGTGAGCGTCCAGCTCGACGACGAGCCCCAGATGGTCACCGCCATGGCGTCGCCCGCCGGGCGGGAAGAAAAAAGCTGCATGCCGATCCACGCCACGCCCGACAGCGTCAGGCCGATCCATACGCCGCTGGCCAGGATCAAAAACAGCGAGCCGATCAGCAGCGCGGTGATGGCAAGGTCGCTCATGCAGTCCTTTGATGGCTTGTCATTCGTTGCGCAGCGCCTCGCCGGCCTCGGGCTGCGCACGTTCGCCGCGCGCCTCCAGCACCAGCTCGTCCAGGCAGGCGACGGCCAGGATGACCGCGCCCACGGCCATGCCGATCTGCGGCAGCCACAGCGGCGTGGCGTCGTTGGCGGTGGAGATGTCGTTGAAAACATGAGACTGCCACGCCAGCCGCACGCTGTACCAGGCAAAGAGCAGCGCCAGCAGCGCGCCCAGCCCCAGCGCGAACAGCTCCAGGCCGCGCCGCCAGGGCCCGCGCAGGTAGGTCAGCACCAGCGTCACGCGGATGTGCTCGCCGCGCTTGAGCGTGTGCGCCAGCGCCAGAAAGCCCGCGCCGGCCATCAGGTAGCCGGCGTAGGCGTCGATGCCGGAGATGTGGAAGTTGAACTGCCGCCCGGCAATCGACAGCAGCACCGCCACCAAGAGCAGCACCATGCACAAGGCGGCCAGGGCGGCGGTGCTGTCATACAGCGCATCAAGCAGGCGGCGCATCACGATTGCAGGTCAGGTCCACTCATTGCTTGCGGTAGGCATCCACCAGCGCGCGGCCATCGGCGCCGGCCTTGTCCAGCCATTCCTTGAGCATGGTGTCACCCACCTTGGCCATGTCGGCCTTCAGTTGCGCGCTGGGCGGCAGCACCTGCATGCCCTCGGCCTTCAGCTTGGCCAGGGTCTCGTCGTTGACCCGGCGGCTGGCGGTCCAGCCGCGCTTTTCGGCCTCGGCAGCGGCCTTGAGCAGGGCGTCCTGCGTGGGCTTGTCCAGCGCGTCGAAGGCCTTCTTGTTCACGATCACTGCGTTCTTGGGCAGCCAGGCCTGGGTGTCGTAGTAGTACTTCAGGTGCTCGTAGAGCTTGCTGTCCACGCCCGTGGCGCCCGAGGTCATGGTCGACTCGACCACGCCCGTGGCCAGCGCCTGCGAGAACTCGGCCGCCTGCACCGTCACCGGCTGCGCGCCCACCAGCTCGGCGATGCGCGCCGTGGCCGGGCTGTAGGCGCGCCACTTGATGCCCTTGAGATCAGCCGCGGTGCTCACCGGCTTCTTGGTGTAGATACCCTGCGGCGGCCAGGCCACCGTGTACAGGAGCGCCATGCCCTGCTCGGCCAGCTTCTTCTCCAGGAAGGGCTTTTGCGCCTGGTACAGCTTCCACGACGCGTCGTAGCTGTCGGCCAGGAAGGGCAGGCCGTCGACGCCGAACAGCTGCCACTCGTTCTGGAAGTTGACCAGCAGGATCTCGCCCAGCTGCGCTTGGCCCCCCTGCACGGCGCGCTTGATCTCGGGCGCCTTGAACAGCGATGCGTTGGCGTGCACGGTGATCTTGAGCTTGCCGCCGGTGGCCTTGTCCACGTCGCCGGCGAACTGCGTCAGGTTCTCGGTGTGGAAGTTGCTCGCCGGGTAGGCGGCCGCCAGGTCCCATTTGGTCTGCGCCAGCGCGGCCGGCGCGGCGAGGGCGCTGGCCAGCGCAACGGCCAGGGCGGCCAGGTGTCGTCGCTGCATGTCGTGTCTCCTGAGGTGTGGTCGGTCGCCCTGTCTCGGGCAGCCGTCCAATGTAGCGGCGCCGGCGGGCTGCGGTTCTAGGTGATTCACCTGAACACTCACGAAAATGGCGCGCCACGCGCCGCAGCAGCCGTTCGCTAGGGTATTCCTGCCGCCGGCGCCCCAGGCGCTCTGCCTAGAATCTGCTGCACTGCAATACGACCAAACACCGGCCGCGCGAGCCGCCGGGCACAGCGAGGACTCCCGGTGCCAGACAAGAACCCCCCCATCAGCGAAGACCAGAGCCCGGACAGCAGCGCCGGGGCGAGCGAGCGGGTCATCAAGAAGTACCCCAACCGGCGCCTGTACGACACCAACACCTCGACCTACATCACGCTGGCCGAGGTCAAGCAGCTCGTCATCGACGGCGAGGCCGTCGTGGTGCGCGACGCCAAGACCGGCGACGACCTGACGCGCAGCATCCTCCTGCAGATCATCCTGGACGAGGAAGCCGGCGGCGCGCCCATGTTCAGCGAGGCGGCGCTGGCCAATATCATCCGCTTCTACGGCCACGCCATGCAGGGCTACATGGGCGCGTATCTGGAGAAGAACGTGCAGATGTTCAGCGAATTCCAGTCTCGCCTGGCCGAGCAGACCAAGGGCCTGTCGCCCGAGAAGTGGGCGCAGCTCATGCAGCTCAATTCGCCGCTCATGAAGACCTGGATGGGCAGCTACGCCGAGCAGTCGCAAAACGCCTTCGCGCAGATGAACGAGCAGATGCGGCGCCAGACGGAGCAGATGCTGGAGGCGTTTGGGGTGAAGAAGCGCTGACAGGCAGGGCGTTGGTGGCTTGGTCGTTTGATCAGCCGTCCCACCGCTCATGCCGCACCGGCAGTTGATTCAACTCATCCCGGTATTGCTGCCACCGAGGCATGAATCGATCCATCAACGCCCGAAAGCGCGCGTCGTGCCTGCGCTCGATCAGGTGCGCCAGCTCGTGCACCAGCACGTATTCCAGGCACTCGGGCGGCTTCTTGGCGAGCTCGGTGTTCAAGCGGATGGAGCGGCTCGCCGGGTTGCAACTGCCCCATTTGGTCTTCATGCGCTGCACATGAACGCGCGATGCCTGCACTTTCATCAGCGCCTGCCACTTGTCCAAAAGCGGCGGCAGCGTGGCCCTGATTTGCTCGCGGTACCACGCGTCCAGCAGCTGCGCGCGGCGCTCGGTGGCGGTTCCGGGGCGCACCGTCAGCACGATGCGGTTGCTCTGGCGAACGACGCGAGGCGCTGCCTCGTCCTCCATCACTGTCAGCAGGTAGCGCCTGCCCCATAGATAGTGGCTTTCGCGCTCGATGTATTCGCGCGGCGGCTCACGCTCCTGCGCGCGCACCTTGCGTTGCTGCGCCCTGATCCAGGGCAACCTGGAAATCGCAAACACGCGAATGGTGTCCAGCGCCATCTGCTTCGGGGCAGAGACGCGTACACGCCCATTTGGCGGGTACACGCTCAGGTGGACGTGCTTGATGGGCTTTCGGATCACCTCGGCGGTGGTGTCGCCCAGGTCGATGATTTCCACCGTCAATACTCCGACTGTGCACACAGAACCGGAAAGAGCCGCTCCACCTCTTGCACATCTTGAAGCACGCCGTACAGCGCCTGCTTGATCACCAGCTCTTTGGCCTGCACGCCGCGCCAGCCATCGGGCCGCGCCAGCTTGATGGCCTTGTCGATCTTCAGCACCAGTGCCAGTGCGGGGTCCTCGTCGGTGTCCGCCGTGTGGTAGGCCGCCGGTGGCTCCGCCGCTTTGTGGGCTTGCAGCAGCGGCGAATACTTCAGATTGTTGAACAGCGCAAGCTTGCCCGGCGTGTCCAGCTTGCCGCTGGTGGGGTCTTGCGGGCCAGTCTGCACCTTGATGGCAATGTCGGCAACGCGCTGCAAATATTCTTCGTATTCGATGGCCCGGTCCTTGCGCAGCTGGATCAGCTCATGCAGCAGGGCGGACATTTTTTCGAAGTACGCCGGGTCGGTCAGGCGCTCCTTGACGATCTTGCTGCGCACGTTGTTTTCGATCGTCTCGGCGACAGCCTCTCGGTTGCCCTGCATGTCTGCCAGCTTGTTGGCAATCGCATCGGCAATGCCGGTCTTCACGATCAGATCGAGCAGCCCCATGCCGTCGAACGGAGAAATCTTGCGCGGCTCGCTGGCTTCGATATAGGTGTCGATCAGGTGCCGCATATCGGCCTCGAAAGGCTTCAGATCCAGCGTTTCGCCGCTGGCCTTGCGGATGATCTCGCGCAGTGCCAGATAGCGGTCCAGTCGGCCCTTGATGGCTTTGGTATCCGCATCGCCATAGCCCGCCGCCGCCATCTCGTCGGCCACATTCGCATAGGCCCGCAGCAGCGCCACCACGCCCTTGTAGAACGCCACGCGTTGCGGCTCGTGCCGGCTCAGGTCGTCGGCAATCTCGGTGTTGCCGCAAAAGTAGTGGATGTGTTCCAGCTCGCCCCTGGGCGGCGCCACCGGCTCGCACAGCAAGAACAGCGCCTCCAGCGCACTGTCCAGCCGTTCACGGCCCAGCGCCAGGCGGTCTTGCAGCATCACTTCTGGGTCGGTGCCGCCGGCGCTGTGATCAAGCTCCGAGGTGTACACCGCGATGGCCTTTTCCACCTTCTTGAACAAGTCCTTGTAATCGACGATGTAGCCAAAATCCTTGTCGTCGCCGTCGAGCCGGTTGGTGCGGCAAATTGCCTGGAACAGGGCGTGGTCCTGCATGGATTTGTCGATGTACAGGTAGGTGCATGGCGGCGCGTCGAAACCCGTCAGCAGCTTGTCCACCACCACCAGCAGACGCATGTGAGCCGGCTCCTCGATGAACAGCGTCTTGGCCTGGTCTTCGTAGACTTCTGTTTTGGTCTTGCCCGGCTTCGGGGCCACATGCTCCAGCAGCGCCGTATAGGTGTTGTAGATGAACTGCCTGTCAGTCTCCGTATTGGCGCCGACTTCCTCCAGCGTCACGTCCTTGGCCTGCGGGTTGTAGGAAGTGACGACCGCGCAGCGGCCCTTGAACAGCGTCTTCTGAAACAAGGTGAAGTACTTGCACGCCTCGTAGATGCTCGACGCTACCAGGATGGCATTGCCGCGCTCGCTGGACAGACGCGGCTTGACCGTGAAATCAAAAATGATGTCCTCCACCACCCGATCCATGCGCGAGCGGGAGCTGAGCACGTTCTGCATCGTGCCCCACTGCTTTTTCAGCTCCTCTTTCTGCCAATCGTTCAGCGCCTTGGTCTTGGCGTCGAACCATTGGTCGATCTTGCCTTGCGAGCCGAGTTTTTGGTCGATGTCGCGCGCCTCGTACACCAGGTCCAGCACCACGCCGTCTTCCACCGCCTCGCTGAACTTGTAGGTGTGGATATAGCCGCCGAACACCTCCAGGCTGGTGGCCTTGTCGCGCTTGAGCAGTGGCGTGCCGGTGAAGCCGAAGAACACCGCGCGCGGCATCAGTGCCTTCATCACGCGGTGCAGCTTGCCGCCCTGGGTGCGGTGACATTCATCGACGAAGACGAACACCTCGCCCACCGTGGGGCTGGGCTGTGCCGCCAGGTCGCGGATGAAAGCGTCGAAATCGGCATCGGCGCCCTTGGCAGTCGAGCCGAATTTGTGCACCAGCGAGCACAGCAGCCGCGGCGTGGTCTGGCCCAGCTGCGTCATCAGATCGCGCCCGCTGCTGCTGCGGTGGATGGCCTCGCCTGCGGCTGCGAACACCCGCGCGATCTGCTTGTCCAGCTCATCCCGGTCGGTGATGACCACCACCCGCGCCTGGGGGTTGTTTTCCAGAATCCACTTGGCCAGCAGCACCATCAAAATGCTTTTGCCCGTGCCCTGGGTGTGCCAGACGATGCCGCCCTCGCGCTGGCGCACATGCTTTTGCGCGGCCTTGATGCCGAAGTACTGATGCACGCGCGGCAGCTTCTTCACGCCGCCGTCGAACAGCACGAAGTCGTGCATCAGCTCGATCAGGCGCGCCTTCTCGCACATCTTCAGCAGGTATTTGTCCAGCTTGAAGCGGCTGTTGTCGGCCTCGTCCTCCTTCCAGGTCAGGAAGTACTTTTCTGGCGTTTCGATGGTGCCGTATTGCAGCCCTTCCGAATCGTTGCCCGCCATCACCAGTTGCACCGTGCTGAAGAACCAGGCGTTGAACTCCTCGCTCTGGTTCGACAGGTTCTGCCGGATTCCGTGGCCGATGCTCACGCGGCTGTTCTTCAGCTCCAGCACGCCGATGGCGATGCCGTTGACGTACAGCACCACGTCGGGCCGGCGCTGCTGCTTGCCTTTCAGGGTCACCTCTTCGGCAATGGCGAAGTCGTTGGCGGTGGGCTGCTTCCAGTTGATCAGGTGCACGGTCTGCGTCGGCTCGCCGGCCTCGGTCTTGACGGGTACGCCATAGCGCAGCAACTGGTACACGGCCTGGTTGTTGCCGTACAGGTTGCGCTCGGGGTGGCTGGCCTCCACGCGCAGCCGGTACAGCGCGGCGTTGATTTGGGCCGGTGTGTAGCCGCTGCGCTGCAGGTGCTGCGTCAGCAGGGCGTCTTCGATGTTGCTGTTGCCCGCGCGCTCGTGCCAGTCGCCCAGGTAGCGGTAGCCCAGCTCGTCACGGAACAGTTGCACCACGCGCTGCTGCGTCGCCCGCTCGGGCTTGCCGATGTCCGTCATGTGGGGTTTTCTCCCTGGCCGTTATTCTTCATTCAGTAGACTGTGCCGCTGTCACCCAGCGCCATCATGTCCAAGCTCAACACCACCGTCAGCTCCGCACGCAAGCCGCGCAAGCCCAGCGCGCAGGCCGTGCGCCGGGCGGTGGCCAGCTCCACGGCGCTGGAAACGGGCGCGCCCGTGCGGCAGCTGGAGCAAAAGCTGCAAGACCGCAGCCGCCAGCGCTTCGCCCACGTCAAGCTGGCCGCCTGATTCACGCTGCCCCCGCATGCATCGCCTGCGCCACCAGTTGTTGCATCGGCGCATAGTCCAGATCCATGCTGCGGTGGATGGCCTGAATGTAGGCCGCCTTGCCTGCGCTCCACGCGCTGTAGTCCAGCGGGCCGCGGCCTGACTGCACCGCCATCACATCCGCCAGCAGGCGCGACAGCCGCCCGTTGCCCTCGCGAAAGGGGTGGATCAGGATGAACTCGACATGCGTGGTGGCGATGGCCTCAACCAGCGTGTCGGCATCCATGCCGTGGCAGGGCGTGAAACGGGCCAGGCAAGTGCGCTCGAACTGCGCCAGCAGCCGCGGCAGTTGCGCCGCAGCGGCGAACATGAAGCCGTCCTTGCCCATGTTCACCGAGCGCTCCTGGCCCGCCCAGGCATAGACGTTGCCCAGCCAGCGGCGGTGCCAGGTCTTCAAGTCCTGCACCGTCAACGCGCGACCCGGCAGGTGCTTGAGCAAGACCTCCTCGTACAGCCGCTGGAGCAGCTCCAGCTCCAGCTCGTCCATGTCCGCCGCGGACTGGATGCCCAGCTTGTTGGCCAGCACGCGGTCGCCGGAGCCGGGCTGGAATTCGCCTTGCGTGCCGTGGACGGAGTAGCGGTCGGTCATGGGGCGTGGAGAGGGGGATATGTGGTCAAAAATGGCTTTAGCCCTGGGGATCAAGCGCGAGCAGCTCCGTTATTCATAGCAACCGAATCCTGCCGGTCAGCAGGTCCTGCATCATGCCCTGCTTGATATGGCGGGCTTTGGCGAGGCGAGTTTCCAAGGACGTGAGCTCGGCGTCCATGTCGCTGAGGAGGGTGGCGATGGCGGTTTGTTCGGCCAACGTAGGCGGCATGTTTATCTCGAAGTTCACAAATGCTGGGAGTCGCAGCGAATCTACCGTTGCTTTTACCGAGTTTTCCATGGCATGCAATCCGAAGTGCGTGGCCATGTAGTAATAAATAAATTTTCCTGAGACTTCATTTTTGAAGTGCGTGATCGCATAGACACGCTGATGGACATCAAATTTCCCGTGAATGTAATGGAAAATTGATCCGATTCCGCCCTCTCCTGGAACCAAGACTGCTTCGCAATCATTCGAGAATGTATTGATCCGCTCAATCGTTGATGATCGTACGAAAAATGGATAGGCACCGTCTTCTATCTTGT belongs to Melaminivora suipulveris and includes:
- a CDS encoding TRAP transporter small permease, translating into MRRLLDALYDSTAALAALCMVLLLVAVLLSIAGRQFNFHISGIDAYAGYLMAGAGFLALAHTLKRGEHIRVTLVLTYLRGPWRRGLELFALGLGALLALLFAWYSVRLAWQSHVFNDISTANDATPLWLPQIGMAVGAVILAVACLDELVLEARGERAQPEAGEALRNE
- a CDS encoding TRAP transporter substrate-binding protein, whose protein sequence is MQRRHLAALAVALASALAAPAALAQTKWDLAAAYPASNFHTENLTQFAGDVDKATGGKLKITVHANASLFKAPEIKRAVQGGQAQLGEILLVNFQNEWQLFGVDGLPFLADSYDASWKLYQAQKPFLEKKLAEQGMALLYTVAWPPQGIYTKKPVSTAADLKGIKWRAYSPATARIAELVGAQPVTVQAAEFSQALATGVVESTMTSGATGVDSKLYEHLKYYYDTQAWLPKNAVIVNKKAFDALDKPTQDALLKAAAEAEKRGWTASRRVNDETLAKLKAEGMQVLPPSAQLKADMAKVGDTMLKEWLDKAGADGRALVDAYRKQ
- the phaR gene encoding polyhydroxyalkanoate synthesis repressor PhaR; protein product: MSEDQSPDSSAGASERVIKKYPNRRLYDTNTSTYITLAEVKQLVIDGEAVVVRDAKTGDDLTRSILLQIILDEEAGGAPMFSEAALANIIRFYGHAMQGYMGAYLEKNVQMFSEFQSRLAEQTKGLSPEKWAQLMQLNSPLMKTWMGSYAEQSQNAFAQMNEQMRRQTEQMLEAFGVKKR
- a CDS encoding M48 family metallopeptidase, with amino-acid sequence MEIIDLGDTTAEVIRKPIKHVHLSVYPPNGRVRVSAPKQMALDTIRVFAISRLPWIRAQQRKVRAQEREPPREYIERESHYLWGRRYLLTVMEDEAAPRVVRQSNRIVLTVRPGTATERRAQLLDAWYREQIRATLPPLLDKWQALMKVQASRVHVQRMKTKWGSCNPASRSIRLNTELAKKPPECLEYVLVHELAHLIERRHDARFRALMDRFMPRWQQYRDELNQLPVRHERWDG
- a CDS encoding type I restriction endonuclease subunit R, whose amino-acid sequence is MTDIGKPERATQQRVVQLFRDELGYRYLGDWHERAGNSNIEDALLTQHLQRSGYTPAQINAALYRLRVEASHPERNLYGNNQAVYQLLRYGVPVKTEAGEPTQTVHLINWKQPTANDFAIAEEVTLKGKQQRRPDVVLYVNGIAIGVLELKNSRVSIGHGIRQNLSNQSEEFNAWFFSTVQLVMAGNDSEGLQYGTIETPEKYFLTWKEDEADNSRFKLDKYLLKMCEKARLIELMHDFVLFDGGVKKLPRVHQYFGIKAAQKHVRQREGGIVWHTQGTGKSILMVLLAKWILENNPQARVVVITDRDELDKQIARVFAAAGEAIHRSSSGRDLMTQLGQTTPRLLCSLVHKFGSTAKGADADFDAFIRDLAAQPSPTVGEVFVFVDECHRTQGGKLHRVMKALMPRAVFFGFTGTPLLKRDKATSLEVFGGYIHTYKFSEAVEDGVVLDLVYEARDIDQKLGSQGKIDQWFDAKTKALNDWQKEELKKQWGTMQNVLSSRSRMDRVVEDIIFDFTVKPRLSSERGNAILVASSIYEACKYFTLFQKTLFKGRCAVVTSYNPQAKDVTLEEVGANTETDRQFIYNTYTALLEHVAPKPGKTKTEVYEDQAKTLFIEEPAHMRLLVVVDKLLTGFDAPPCTYLYIDKSMQDHALFQAICRTNRLDGDDKDFGYIVDYKDLFKKVEKAIAVYTSELDHSAGGTDPEVMLQDRLALGRERLDSALEALFLLCEPVAPPRGELEHIHYFCGNTEIADDLSRHEPQRVAFYKGVVALLRAYANVADEMAAAGYGDADTKAIKGRLDRYLALREIIRKASGETLDLKPFEADMRHLIDTYIEASEPRKISPFDGMGLLDLIVKTGIADAIANKLADMQGNREAVAETIENNVRSKIVKERLTDPAYFEKMSALLHELIQLRKDRAIEYEEYLQRVADIAIKVQTGPQDPTSGKLDTPGKLALFNNLKYSPLLQAHKAAEPPAAYHTADTDEDPALALVLKIDKAIKLARPDGWRGVQAKELVIKQALYGVLQDVQEVERLFPVLCAQSEY
- a CDS encoding Fic/DOC family protein; amino-acid sequence: MTDRYSVHGTQGEFQPGSGDRVLANKLGIQSAADMDELELELLQRLYEEVLLKHLPGRALTVQDLKTWHRRWLGNVYAWAGQERSVNMGKDGFMFAAAAQLPRLLAQFERTCLARFTPCHGMDADTLVEAIATTHVEFILIHPFREGNGRLSRLLADVMAVQSGRGPLDYSAWSAGKAAYIQAIHRSMDLDYAPMQQLVAQAMHAGAA
- a CDS encoding restriction endonuclease subunit S, whose amino-acid sequence is MLAALTGKRRLPDFYGEWVIKKLGEVASIKTGNRNNHDKIEDGAYPFFVRSSTIERINTFSNDCEAVLVPGEGGIGSIFHYIHGKFDVHQRVYAITHFKNEVSGKFIYYYMATHFGLHAMENSVKATVDSLRLPAFVNFEINMPPTLAEQTAIATLLSDMDAELTSLETRLAKARHIKQGMMQDLLTGRIRLL